From Penaeus vannamei isolate JL-2024 chromosome 37, ASM4276789v1, whole genome shotgun sequence, one genomic window encodes:
- the LOC138859602 gene encoding uncharacterized protein, giving the protein MSKEIHMNITVDRLGPRRVLEVQGGGRLVVGQNLGSVDGDFNVLEALDGDIADYRLYDAALSFEQLKDWKDCRDSSVTLLPIVSLDNGKLTKVGDVKMHNITINALCGGSFGDFFLFFTEKMVYRVASSWCGKIEGTLALPKTEAENQKMWKAANKQKDSCSDSWTYLNWLGIDGDPKTSTWQGRNNQSLPYSNFLPIYQSATEQYPCVATVSHIMYKWAASPCDMETCTMCSFTTFPTLRLRGLCKFSLFDRIYTVRDNDEHTLRFDGISHAEIIRTNGTWVMKSRRHANLWARMIELVDGEFPVGVHEWQVFGDKCKDKTPSLLLTSCEANEFTCADGHCIPKSKRCDLSLDCSDQSDERECNRVAVPEGYSNKLPPPNIKGDPVPLYTLYVVRTIKSLDLPTFRVAIDISVEIKYLDTRLMYRNLQDDRRSNKLDNWEDVWTPSLKIVDGTQGLIDSTVHNKGVFVFREDKPLRDDDSTIYEDNMYSGSTNMLMFQEEQTIEFSCHFDLVMYPFDQQECYLNVEIHDYDLRLGYFVKDENGTKYLGNRHLLEYNLLWLHYQPYLDHNASHAGLELRFRNQFRYYIGNIFLPSLMLVILCYVTLFFDLNDFNDRIMVSLTSLLVLVTFFTDTSQAIPKTAYFKLIDVWFMSLMFEDFFIILSIIYIEEQRQELARPTSSPSSSFSASQGSFIKVRSVSSLPAKPQPTVLGHGSERIVKINRYLIRFFACTLVLMLIIFIPMGVYGLTKNVLRPHRPTVTYLHPDTLEPIGEQDRF; this is encoded by the exons TCTAAGGAGATCCACATGAACATCACCGTGGATCGACTGGGCCCCCGGCGCGTGCTGGAGGTGCAGGGCGGCGGCCGCCTCGTGGTTGGCCAGAACCTCGGCTCGGTCGACGGCGACTTCAACGTCCTGGAGGCCCTAGACGGCGACATCGCCGACTACAGGCTGTACGACGCTGCCCTCAGCTTTGAACAACTCAAGGACTGGAAGGACTGCAGGGACTCCTCCGTCACGCTGCTGCCGATCGTTTCTCTCGACAACGGCAAGCTCACCAAAGTGGGAGACGTAAAAATGCACAATATCACCATAAACGCTCTCTGTGGAGGCAGTTTTGGtgacttcttccttttctttacggAAAAGATGGTTTACCGAGTGGCATCTTCTTGGTGTGGCAAGATCGAAGGGACATTAGCACTGCCCAAAACTGAAGCCGAAAACCAGAAAATGTGGAAAGCAGCCAACAAGCAAAAAGACTCGTGCTCAGACAGCTGGACTTATCTCAACTGGCTGGGCATTGATGGCGACCCAAAGACCTCGACGTGGCAAGGAAGAAATAACCAGTCTTTACCCTATTCCAATTTTTTGCCCATTTACCAGTCAGCGACGGAACAATACCCATGTGTCGCTACAGTGAGTCACATTATGTATAAATGGGCAGCAAGTCCTTGTGACATGGAGACCTGCACCATGTGTAGTTTCACCACCTTTCCGACCCTGAGGTTAAGGGGCCTGTGCAAGTTCTCGCTCTTCGACCGGATCTACACTGTTCGGGACAACGACGAACACACACTCAGATTTGATGGAATATCTCACGCGGAAATCATCCGAACGAACGGCACTTGGGTGATGAAGAGCCGACGACACGCTAACCTCTGGGCCAGGATGATAGAGCTGGTGGACGGCGAGTTCCCGGTCGGAGTCCACGAGTGGCAGGTCTTCGGCGATAAGTGCAAAGATAAAACG CCAAGCCTCCTCCTGACTTCGTGCGAGGCCAACGAGTTCACGTGCGCCGACGGCCACTGCATCCCCAAGTCGAAGCGGTGCGACCTGTCCCTGGACTGCAGCGACCAGAGCGACGAGCGGGAGTGCAACCGCGTGGCCGTCCCCGAGGGCTACTCCAACAAGCTCCCGCCTCCAAACATCAAGGGCGATCCAGTCCCCCTCTACACCTTGTACGTGGTTAGGACTATCAAGTCTCTCGACCTGCCCACGTTCCGGGTGGCCATCGACATTTCAGTCGAGATTAAGTACCTCGACACGAGGTTGATGTATAGGAATCTGCAGGACGACAGGAGGTCCAACAAGCTCGACAACTGGGAGGACGTCTGGACACCCAGCCTCAAGATCGTTGACGGGACGCAGGGCCTCATCGACTCGACCGTTCACAACAAGGGCGTTTTCGTCTTCAGAGAGGACAAGCCTCTTCGTGACGACGACAGCACCATTTACGAAG ATAACATGTACTCTGGAAGCACAAACATGCTTATGTTTCAAGAGGAACAGACCATAGAGTTCTCGTGCCACTTCGACCTCGTCATGTACCCCTTCGACCAGCAGGAGTGCTACCTGAACGTCGAGATCCACGACTACGATTTAAGACTGGGATACTTTGTGAAG GACGAGAATGGAACGAAGTACTTGGGGAACCGCCACCTGCTGGAATACAACCTGCTGTGGCTCCATTACCAGCCTTACCTAGACCATAATGCCAGTCACGCTGGG cTGGAGCTGCGCTTCCGCAACCAGTTCCGCTACTACATCGGCAACATCTTCCTGCCGAGCCTCATGCTGGTGATCCTGTGCTACGTCACGCTCTTCTTCGACCTCAACGACTTCAAT GACCGCATCATGGTGTCGCTGACCTCCCTGCTCGTGCTCGTGACCTTCTTCACCGACACCAGCCAGGCCATCCCCAAAACCGCCTACTTCAAGCTCATCGACGTGTGGTTCATGTCCCTCATGTTCGAGGACTTCTTCATCATCCTGTCCATCATCTACATCGAGGAGCAGCGCCAGGAGTTGGCCAggcccacctcttccccttcctcctctttctcggcCTCCCAGGGATCCTTCATCAAGGTTCGCTCTGTGTCCAGCCTTCCAGCCAAACCGCAGCCGACAGTCCTGGGCCACGGAAGCGAACGCATCGTCAAAATCAACCGCTATCTCATCCGCTTCTTTGCCTGCACCCTTGTCCTCatgctcatcatcttcatcccaatGGGCGTCTACGGCTTGACCAAGAACGTGCTGAGGCCCCACAGGCCGACGGTGACATACCTGCACCCTGACACTCTCGAGCCCATTGGGGAACAAGATAGGTTCTGA